From a region of the Dehalococcoidales bacterium genome:
- the rpmA gene encoding 50S ribosomal protein L27, whose product MAHKKGGGSSRNGRDSKPKMLGVKRFAGEQVTAGTIIVRQRGTRIHPGENVGLGRDHTLYALIDGQVVFEPYDKTRRQASVRAS is encoded by the coding sequence ATGGCGCATAAAAAAGGAGGCGGTTCTTCTCGCAATGGACGTGACTCGAAACCCAAAATGCTGGGCGTGAAACGTTTCGCAGGAGAGCAGGTAACCGCTGGGACAATCATCGTCAGGCAGAGAGGTACCAGGATTCATCCCGGGGAGAACGTTGGTCTCGGCAGAGACCACACCCTTTATGCCCTGATAGATGGCCAGGTGGTTTTTGAACCCTATGATAAAACTCGCCGTCAGGCCAGCGTGAGGGCTAGCTAA